From the Achromobacter xylosoxidans A8 genome, the window GCGGCGTTTACCAGCAGATATAGCGTGCCCGACCGCCGCAGCCAGATCGACGGCGGCAGCGATTCAAGCTGTTCCAGCGCCAGGCGCAGCAGCTCAGGCATGGGCGCAGCCGCGCTTCAGGGCTTCTTGATGCGGCTGGGATAGATGTCGTAGGTCTTGCCGCCCACCTTGATCTGAACGGCCTTCATGCGTTTGGTGCCGGCTTCGCTGTCGCGGTTGCCGATGGCGATGATGGCATCGCCCGACTTGGCGGAACCCTCGACGAATCCGGCGTCCTTGGTCTGGGTGGGATTGCCCAGTTCAACGCGCCAGACGCCGTCGTCGGCGCGCACGTCCAGCCAG encodes:
- a CDS encoding DUF6152 family protein, with the translated sequence MKLSIRVATAGLTLSALLGVTPAALAHHGWSWAETEQMTLQGTVQQVQIAPPHPWLDVRADDGVWRVELGNPTQTKDAGFVEGSAKSGDAIIAIGNRDSEAGTKRMKAVQIKVGGKTYDIYPSRIKKP